One window of the Shimwellia blattae DSM 4481 = NBRC 105725 genome contains the following:
- the purA gene encoding adenylosuccinate synthase translates to MGNNVVVLGTQWGDEGKGKIVDLLTERAKYVVRYQGGHNAGHTLVINGEKTVLHLIPSGILRENVTSIIGNGVVLSPAALLKEMKALEDRGVPVRERLLLSEACPLILDYHVALDNAREKARGAKAIGTTGRGIGPAYEDKVARRGLRVGDLFDKETFAVKLKEVMEYHNFQLVNFYKVDAVDYQKVLDDVMAVADLLTSMVVDVSDLLDQARKRGDFIMFEGAQGTLLDIDHGTYPYVTSSNTTAGGVATGSGLGPRYVDYVLGIIKAYSTRVGAGPFPTELFDETGEYLCKQGNEYGATTGRRRRTGWLDTVAVRRAVQINSLSGFCLTKLDVLDGLKEVKLCVAYRMPDGREVTTTPLAADDWKGIEPIYETMPGWSESTFGVKERSGLPQAALNYVKRIEELTGVPVDIISTGPDRTETMILRDPFDA, encoded by the coding sequence TCACAACGCCGGTCATACTCTCGTCATTAACGGTGAAAAAACCGTTCTTCATCTTATTCCATCAGGTATTCTGCGTGAAAACGTCACCAGCATCATCGGCAACGGTGTGGTGCTTTCCCCTGCAGCACTGCTGAAAGAAATGAAAGCACTGGAAGACCGTGGTGTTCCCGTTCGCGAACGCCTGCTGTTATCTGAAGCCTGCCCGCTTATTCTGGATTACCACGTTGCGCTGGATAACGCGCGTGAGAAAGCCCGCGGTGCGAAAGCTATCGGCACGACCGGTCGCGGTATCGGCCCGGCTTATGAAGATAAAGTTGCGCGTCGCGGCCTGCGCGTGGGCGATCTGTTCGACAAAGAAACCTTCGCCGTCAAACTGAAAGAAGTGATGGAATATCACAACTTCCAGCTGGTGAATTTCTACAAAGTCGATGCGGTTGACTACCAGAAAGTGCTGGACGACGTGATGGCCGTTGCCGACCTGCTGACCAGCATGGTGGTTGATGTGTCTGATCTGCTGGATCAGGCCCGCAAACGCGGTGATTTCATCATGTTTGAAGGCGCCCAGGGGACGCTGCTGGATATTGACCACGGTACGTATCCGTATGTCACCTCCTCTAACACCACCGCCGGTGGCGTGGCGACCGGCTCCGGCCTTGGCCCGCGTTATGTGGATTATGTGCTGGGTATCATCAAAGCGTACTCTACGCGTGTTGGTGCGGGCCCGTTCCCGACCGAGCTGTTTGATGAAACCGGCGAATACCTGTGCAAACAGGGTAACGAATATGGCGCTACCACCGGTCGCCGCCGCCGTACTGGCTGGCTGGATACCGTGGCAGTACGCCGCGCTGTACAGATCAACTCCCTGTCTGGCTTCTGCCTGACGAAGCTGGATGTGCTGGACGGCCTGAAAGAAGTAAAACTGTGTGTCGCTTACCGCATGCCGGATGGCCGCGAAGTGACCACCACACCGCTGGCCGCAGACGACTGGAAAGGTATCGAACCGATTTACGAAACCATGCCAGGCTGGTCTGAGTCTACTTTCGGTGTGAAAGAGCGCAGCGGCCTGCCGCAGGCGGCGCTGAACTATGTGAAACGCATCGAAGAGCTGACCGGTGTCCCGGTTGATATTATTTCAACGGGTCCGGACCGTACTGAAACGATGATTCTGCGCGACCCGTTCGACGCCTGA
- the nsrR gene encoding nitric oxide-sensing transcriptional repressor NsrR: MQLTSFTDYGLRALIYMASLPEGKMTSISEVTEVYGVSRNHMVKIINQLSRAGYVAAVRGKNGGIRLGRPAGDIRIGDVVRELEPLTLVNCSSEFCHITPACRLKQALARAVNSFLEELDNYTLAELVNENPPLYKLLLVE; encoded by the coding sequence GTGCAGTTAACAAGTTTTACGGATTACGGCCTGCGTGCCCTGATTTATATGGCATCCCTTCCCGAGGGGAAGATGACCAGCATATCGGAAGTGACCGAAGTGTATGGCGTGTCCCGTAACCATATGGTGAAGATCATCAACCAGTTAAGCCGGGCAGGATATGTTGCGGCGGTGCGGGGGAAAAACGGCGGCATCCGTCTGGGAAGACCGGCCGGTGATATCCGGATTGGCGACGTGGTGCGCGAGCTGGAACCGCTGACACTGGTCAACTGCAGCAGCGAATTTTGCCACATCACACCGGCCTGCCGTTTAAAACAGGCCCTTGCCCGTGCAGTGAACAGTTTCCTGGAGGAGCTGGATAACTACACGCTGGCGGAACTCGTTAATGAGAACCCGCCGCTCTACAAATTACTGCTGGTGGAATAA